A genomic window from Streptomyces sp. MST-110588 includes:
- a CDS encoding non-ribosomal peptide synthetase: MDAAAARESWIQSLPEHVRDRMRSRLTGGAQDGGPGRIPRAGRDRDLPLSYAQQRLWFLNEFEPGSAEYNSYSALRLTGTLDVPALAAAVTALVARHESLRTTFDAVDGHGVQIIGEPRAVEIPVAEVPQAPPAEREEIVRSLLRAEGLRPFDLRTGPLLRTALLKLTDTEHILVMTMHHIVTDGWSMGVIERELGALYAAAVQDGPREAAALQRRAGLDPLPLQYADYAVWQRERLEGGELARRLEHWKKKLASVAPLELPTDRPRPAVRGYAGALHTFRFPPRLSERLTALARERGATLFMAVTALSQLVLARYSGQRDIAVGTSVSGRERSEVEPLIGFFVNTVVLRSDVDEALPFSAFLDSVRETVLEAFANAEAPFEQVVDAVVTDRDLSRPPLVQAMVSLQNAPSAPLELPGLKLAEQPMERDFSLFDLTFNYWEQDGVLHGSLEYSTDLFDATTIERLAGHLITLGEALTGPDGATRPMAALGMLTAPEQDRAAIDRSGEERPLSGETVVELFQAQVVRSPGVAAVVSDGGVLSYAELNARANRLARYLVGLGVGPEDVVAVSMPRSAELMVALYGVLKAGAAYLPVDPEYPAERIAGLLEDARPVCVLTRGAGDLSVRPAEGTRHLALEELAASGALDGLSGADLSDADLRGALRPGHAAYVIYTSGSTGRPKGVVVPHRGLSNYLMWCAGAYPGVRGGAVLHSSVSFDLTVTTLFAPLVAGGTVYVSDLDVLDPGLWSGEGRPRPTFVKATPSHLPLLESLPAEVLAEGDLVVGGEQLLGEALAPWRAAHPGATVINEYGPTEATVGCVVQRLAPEDADPSGAVLIGGPSWNMRAYVLDAWLRPVSVGVPGELYVAGAQLARGYLGRPGLTAERFVADPFGEPGERMYRTGDLVRWTVDGALEYQGRTDDQVKILAHRIELGEVEAALAAAPGVGQVCVIAAEGPGGLRLVGYAAPRPEGPALEAAVLKEHMARGLPDYMVPSFLMVLDELPLTINGKVDRRALPAPDPALLVSAAERIAPRNELEETLAGIWMQVLRLDAIGVHDNFFELGGNSILSIQVISRVRKAFGIEVSARALFDRPTIAEFAERVAEGRAAEHTGRIAPAGRDRDLPLSFAQQRLWFLDEFESGNVAYNAGGVLRLTGPLDTGALSAALSALVRRHEALRTTFDSRDGRAVQVIGEPYEVPVPVAALTTADRAGRDAELDDVLRAHFAIPFDLRHGPLLRALLVRVATDVHVLAVTIHHIVTDGWSMGVVSRELGALYNAALESGSRDAVCLLEHAGLPPLPVQYADYAVWQRERLSGGELDRQLDFWKAKLASVAPLELPTDRPRPPVRTYSGALHTFRLSRRATQGLARAAQEHGASLFMATTALSALVLSRWSGQRDIALGTLSSGRDRAEVEGLIGFFVNTLVLREDVDEQQPFGTFLGSVRETVLEAFAHGDAPFERVVDAVVTERDMSRPPLVQALIAFQNTPAEPMDLHGVTLSEQPMSRDFALFDLTFNYWEENGELRGSVEYSTDLFDLSTVERLAGHLATLAEGLAEDGATARPMAALPMLTPGELERLATDRAGAGHPLPYDRTVTDAIERQAARTPAATAVVCGDRSLTYAQLNDRANRLAHHLKALGVGPEDVVALAVPRSTDLVVALLAVLKAGGAYLPIDPTYPADRLTYMVQDARPRCVVTDTATRAQLPSFDVPFTMPFVLLDDAEGPAGFDASGYPAHDPARTHTPQHPAYVIYTSGSTGRPKGVVVPHAALANFLACMADRFALTPGDRLLSVTTIGFDIAALEIYLPLLAGATVVVAGQEAAGDPDQLARLLTGTGTGTRSGAGADVMQATPSLWRMLMTVRPDAVRGLRVLVGGEALPPDLADLLAGAAAGVTNLYGPTEATIWATCQDVAAGERPVIGRPLWNTGAHILDGLLRPVPVGVPGELYLSGVQLARGYLGRPGLTAERFVADPFGGPGERMYRTGDLVRRTADGTIEYLGRTDHQVKLRGLRIELGEIEAALAGAPGVAQACVIAAQSPGGGGQRLVGYVTPRRQGPAPDPEAVTAHAARALPDYMVPAALVVLDALPLTDNGKVDRKALPAPEPVTAAASGARPQTRTEILVAGIFAELLGLEEESVGLEDNFFALGGDSILSIQLVSRVRRAGLPLTSKDVFRTATVRALAELIDTTVRESGGQPAPGTGATAAPAPLTPVQRWFFDTYRAAPGHYNMSLQVELAESTDLDALGRAVTAVTAHHEALRMRFAAPGPDGVRTQVPAPAGEALPFVREDISAVPADRLTDAVDEAVRAAQSSLDLERGPVARCVLFDGGTVHPSRLLLAVHHLVTDAVSLRILLEDIGYAYEQASAGEAIRPEPVPATFTQWARRLHDHATGGGFDAELPYWEEVMKKNSAVLPVDAPGANTVSSEAEWEVQLDEAETEALLRSAPAAHRVRTEDILLTALGATLSAWADTDGITVDLEGHGRDDMFDDLDLTRTVGWFTTIYPVHLAVPRGQAPRARVKAVGRALRGVPGSGLGYGALRHLAEASSLAGATAPQVIFNYLGRFDVASGDGPQAGPFRAALPVAGQQGEEGERSHLLDITGVVSDTRFRLVLRYSRAVHHEKTVADLAERFLNELRALLG, from the coding sequence ATGGACGCGGCGGCAGCACGCGAGAGCTGGATACAGTCCCTGCCCGAGCACGTGCGGGACCGGATGCGCTCCCGCCTGACCGGCGGCGCCCAGGACGGCGGGCCGGGCCGCATCCCACGGGCCGGCCGGGACCGGGACCTCCCGCTGTCCTACGCCCAGCAACGGCTTTGGTTCCTCAACGAGTTCGAGCCCGGCAGCGCGGAGTACAACTCCTACTCCGCGCTGCGGCTCACGGGCACCCTGGACGTACCGGCGCTCGCCGCGGCGGTGACGGCGCTGGTGGCCCGGCACGAGTCGCTGCGTACGACGTTCGACGCGGTGGACGGGCACGGCGTACAGATCATCGGCGAGCCCCGCGCGGTGGAGATACCGGTCGCCGAGGTCCCCCAGGCCCCGCCGGCCGAGCGCGAGGAGATCGTCCGCAGCCTGCTGCGCGCCGAAGGGCTGCGCCCCTTCGACCTGCGCACCGGCCCGCTGCTGCGCACCGCCCTGCTCAAGCTGACCGACACCGAACACATCCTCGTCATGACGATGCACCACATCGTCACCGACGGCTGGTCCATGGGCGTCATCGAGCGTGAGCTCGGCGCCCTGTACGCCGCCGCCGTCCAGGACGGCCCGCGCGAGGCCGCCGCGCTCCAGCGGCGGGCGGGCCTGGACCCGCTGCCCCTCCAGTACGCCGACTACGCGGTCTGGCAGCGCGAACGCCTGGAGGGCGGCGAGCTGGCACGCCGGCTGGAGCACTGGAAGAAGAAGCTCGCGTCGGTGGCGCCGCTGGAACTGCCCACCGACCGGCCACGCCCCGCCGTACGCGGCTACGCGGGCGCACTGCACACCTTCCGGTTCCCGCCCCGCCTGAGCGAACGGCTGACGGCGCTGGCCCGGGAGCGCGGCGCCACCCTGTTCATGGCCGTCACCGCCCTGAGCCAGCTCGTACTGGCCCGCTACTCCGGACAGCGGGACATCGCGGTCGGCACCTCGGTCTCCGGCCGGGAGCGCTCCGAGGTCGAGCCGCTCATCGGCTTCTTCGTCAACACGGTCGTGCTGCGCTCGGACGTCGACGAGGCACTGCCCTTCAGTGCGTTCCTGGACTCCGTACGGGAAACCGTGCTGGAGGCGTTCGCCAACGCCGAAGCCCCCTTCGAACAAGTCGTGGACGCGGTGGTCACCGACCGCGACCTGAGCCGGCCGCCGCTGGTCCAGGCGATGGTCTCCCTCCAGAACGCGCCGTCCGCGCCGCTGGAACTGCCGGGCCTCAAGCTCGCCGAGCAGCCCATGGAGCGCGACTTCTCCCTCTTCGACCTCACCTTCAACTACTGGGAGCAGGATGGCGTCCTGCACGGCTCCCTCGAATACAGCACGGACCTCTTCGACGCCACGACCATCGAGCGGCTGGCCGGGCACCTGATCACCCTCGGCGAGGCCCTGACCGGCCCGGACGGCGCCACCCGCCCGATGGCGGCACTCGGCATGCTCACCGCGCCGGAGCAGGACCGCGCCGCCATCGACCGGTCCGGCGAGGAACGGCCCCTGTCGGGGGAGACGGTGGTGGAGCTGTTCCAGGCGCAGGTGGTGCGGTCGCCGGGGGTGGCGGCGGTGGTGTCGGACGGTGGGGTGTTGTCGTATGCGGAGTTGAATGCGCGGGCTAATCGGCTGGCGCGGTATCTGGTGGGTCTGGGGGTGGGGCCGGAGGATGTCGTGGCGGTGTCGATGCCGCGGTCGGCGGAGTTGATGGTGGCGCTGTATGGCGTCTTGAAGGCGGGGGCGGCGTATCTGCCGGTGGATCCGGAGTATCCGGCGGAGCGGATTGCGGGGTTGTTGGAGGATGCCCGTCCGGTGTGTGTGCTCACCCGGGGTGCGGGAGATCTTTCCGTACGGCCTGCGGAGGGCACCCGGCACCTGGCCCTGGAGGAACTGGCTGCTTCGGGGGCCTTGGACGGGCTTTCGGGGGCGGATCTGTCCGATGCCGACCTGCGTGGGGCTCTGCGGCCGGGCCATGCGGCGTATGTGATCTATACGTCGGGGTCGACGGGGCGTCCTAAGGGTGTGGTGGTGCCGCATCGGGGGTTGTCGAACTATCTGATGTGGTGTGCGGGTGCCTATCCGGGGGTCCGGGGTGGTGCGGTGCTGCACTCCTCGGTCTCCTTCGACCTGACCGTCACCACGCTTTTCGCGCCGCTGGTGGCCGGGGGCACGGTGTATGTCAGTGATCTGGATGTGCTCGATCCGGGGTTGTGGTCGGGTGAGGGCCGGCCGCGGCCGACGTTCGTCAAGGCCACCCCCAGCCACCTGCCGCTGCTGGAGTCGCTGCCCGCCGAGGTGCTGGCCGAGGGTGACTTGGTGGTGGGCGGTGAGCAGCTCCTCGGGGAGGCGCTGGCGCCGTGGCGGGCCGCGCATCCGGGCGCGACGGTGATCAACGAGTACGGGCCGACGGAAGCCACGGTGGGCTGTGTCGTCCAGCGCCTGGCCCCCGAGGACGCCGACCCGTCCGGGGCGGTGCTGATCGGTGGCCCGTCGTGGAACATGCGGGCGTATGTGCTGGATGCCTGGCTGCGGCCGGTGTCGGTGGGTGTGCCCGGTGAGCTGTATGTCGCGGGCGCGCAGTTGGCCCGCGGCTATCTGGGCCGCCCCGGGCTGACGGCGGAACGGTTTGTCGCCGACCCGTTCGGGGAGCCGGGGGAGCGGATGTACCGCACCGGTGACCTGGTGCGCTGGACGGTCGATGGTGCGCTGGAGTACCAGGGCCGTACCGACGACCAGGTCAAGATCCTCGCGCACCGCATCGAACTCGGCGAGGTCGAGGCGGCACTCGCCGCCGCGCCCGGCGTCGGCCAGGTATGCGTGATCGCCGCCGAGGGGCCGGGCGGGCTGCGGCTGGTCGGCTATGCCGCACCGCGCCCCGAAGGCCCCGCACTGGAGGCCGCCGTACTCAAGGAGCACATGGCCCGCGGCCTGCCCGACTACATGGTCCCGTCCTTCCTGATGGTGCTGGACGAGCTGCCGCTGACGATCAACGGCAAGGTCGACCGCCGTGCGCTGCCCGCCCCCGACCCCGCGCTGCTGGTCTCCGCCGCCGAACGGATCGCCCCGCGCAACGAGCTGGAAGAGACGCTGGCCGGCATCTGGATGCAGGTGCTGCGCTTGGACGCCATCGGTGTGCACGACAACTTCTTCGAGCTGGGCGGCAACTCCATCCTGAGCATCCAGGTGATCTCGCGGGTGCGGAAGGCGTTCGGGATCGAGGTCTCGGCGCGGGCGCTGTTCGACCGGCCGACGATCGCGGAGTTCGCCGAGCGGGTCGCCGAGGGGCGTGCCGCCGAGCACACCGGACGGATCGCGCCGGCCGGCCGGGACCGTGATCTGCCGCTGTCCTTCGCCCAGCAGCGGCTGTGGTTCCTGGACGAGTTCGAGTCCGGCAACGTCGCCTACAACGCCGGCGGCGTGCTGCGGCTGACCGGCCCGCTGGACACCGGCGCGCTCTCCGCCGCCCTGTCCGCCCTGGTCCGCCGGCACGAGGCGCTGCGCACCACCTTCGACTCCCGCGACGGCAGGGCCGTCCAGGTCATCGGGGAGCCGTACGAGGTCCCGGTGCCGGTCGCCGCGCTGACCACCGCGGACCGGGCCGGGCGCGACGCCGAGCTGGACGACGTGCTGCGCGCCCACTTCGCGATCCCCTTCGACCTGCGCCACGGGCCCCTGCTGCGCGCCCTGCTCGTACGCGTCGCCACCGACGTCCACGTCCTGGCCGTCACCATCCACCACATCGTCACCGACGGCTGGTCGATGGGTGTGGTCTCCCGCGAGCTGGGTGCGCTCTACAACGCGGCCCTGGAGTCCGGCTCGCGCGACGCCGTATGTCTGCTGGAGCACGCCGGGCTGCCGCCGCTGCCCGTCCAGTACGCCGACTACGCCGTCTGGCAGCGCGAGCGCCTCTCCGGCGGTGAGCTGGACCGGCAGCTCGACTTCTGGAAGGCCAAGCTGGCCTCGGTCGCCCCGCTGGAGCTGCCCACCGACCGCCCCCGCCCGCCGGTCCGTACGTACTCCGGCGCACTGCACACCTTCCGCCTGTCACGGCGGGCCACTCAGGGGTTGGCGCGGGCGGCGCAGGAGCACGGTGCGTCGTTGTTCATGGCGACGACGGCGCTCAGTGCGCTGGTGCTGTCGCGGTGGAGCGGGCAGCGGGACATTGCGCTGGGCACGCTCAGTTCGGGCCGTGACCGGGCCGAGGTGGAGGGTCTGATCGGGTTCTTCGTCAACACGCTCGTGCTGCGGGAGGACGTGGACGAGCAGCAGCCCTTCGGTACGTTCCTGGGCTCCGTACGGGAGACGGTGCTGGAAGCCTTCGCGCACGGGGACGCGCCGTTCGAGCGGGTCGTGGACGCGGTGGTGACCGAGCGGGACATGAGCCGTCCGCCGCTGGTCCAGGCGCTGATCGCGTTCCAGAACACCCCGGCCGAGCCGATGGACCTGCACGGCGTCACCCTCTCCGAACAGCCCATGTCCCGTGACTTCGCACTGTTCGACCTCACCTTCAACTACTGGGAGGAGAACGGCGAGCTGCGCGGCTCCGTCGAGTACAGCACGGACCTGTTCGATCTGAGCACCGTGGAGCGGCTGGCCGGTCACCTGGCCACCCTCGCCGAGGGGCTCGCCGAGGACGGCGCCACCGCCCGCCCGATGGCCGCCCTGCCCATGCTCACCCCCGGCGAGCTGGAGCGACTGGCCACCGACCGTGCGGGCGCCGGGCATCCGCTGCCGTACGACCGCACGGTGACCGACGCCATCGAGCGGCAGGCGGCCCGTACGCCCGCGGCCACCGCCGTCGTGTGCGGCGACCGGTCCCTGACGTACGCGCAGCTCAACGACCGCGCCAACCGGCTCGCCCACCACCTGAAGGCACTGGGCGTCGGTCCGGAGGACGTGGTGGCGCTGGCCGTGCCGCGCTCGACGGACCTGGTGGTCGCCCTGCTGGCCGTGCTCAAGGCGGGCGGCGCCTACCTGCCGATCGACCCCACGTACCCGGCGGACCGGCTCACGTACATGGTCCAGGACGCCCGTCCGCGCTGCGTCGTCACCGACACCGCGACACGTGCGCAACTCCCTTCTTTCGACGTGCCGTTCACGATGCCGTTCGTGCTGCTGGACGACGCCGAAGGTCCGGCCGGCTTCGACGCGTCCGGGTACCCGGCGCACGACCCGGCCCGTACCCACACGCCGCAGCACCCCGCGTACGTCATCTACACCTCCGGCTCCACCGGCCGCCCCAAGGGCGTCGTGGTGCCGCACGCGGCGCTGGCCAACTTCCTGGCCTGCATGGCCGACCGGTTCGCCCTGACGCCCGGGGACCGGCTGCTGTCCGTGACCACCATCGGCTTCGACATCGCGGCGCTGGAGATCTACCTCCCGCTGCTGGCCGGCGCGACGGTGGTGGTCGCCGGGCAGGAGGCCGCCGGGGACCCCGACCAGCTCGCCCGCCTGCTGACCGGCACCGGCACCGGCACCCGCAGCGGCGCCGGCGCCGATGTCATGCAGGCGACGCCCTCCCTGTGGCGGATGCTGATGACGGTACGGCCCGATGCCGTCCGGGGCCTGCGCGTCCTGGTCGGCGGCGAGGCGCTGCCGCCGGACCTGGCCGACCTGCTGGCCGGTGCCGCCGCCGGCGTCACCAACCTGTACGGGCCGACGGAGGCCACGATCTGGGCGACCTGCCAGGACGTGGCCGCCGGTGAACGTCCGGTCATCGGACGGCCGTTGTGGAACACCGGTGCGCACATTCTGGACGGTCTGCTGCGCCCCGTTCCCGTCGGTGTCCCCGGTGAGCTGTATCTGTCCGGCGTCCAGCTCGCCCGCGGCTACCTCGGCCGTCCCGGTCTGACGGCGGAACGGTTCGTCGCCGACCCGTTCGGCGGGCCGGGGGAGCGGATGTACCGCACCGGCGACCTGGTGCGCCGTACCGCCGACGGCACCATCGAATACCTCGGCCGCACCGACCACCAGGTCAAGCTGCGCGGCCTGCGGATCGAACTGGGTGAGATCGAGGCGGCGCTCGCCGGTGCGCCCGGCGTGGCCCAGGCGTGCGTGATCGCCGCCCAGAGCCCGGGCGGCGGCGGGCAGCGGCTGGTCGGCTATGTCACCCCGCGCCGCCAGGGCCCCGCGCCCGACCCGGAGGCGGTCACGGCGCACGCCGCCCGCGCCCTGCCCGACTACATGGTCCCCGCGGCCCTGGTCGTCCTGGACGCGCTGCCGCTGACCGACAACGGCAAGGTCGACCGCAAGGCGCTGCCGGCGCCCGAGCCGGTCACCGCCGCGGCGTCCGGGGCCCGCCCGCAGACCCGTACCGAGATCCTGGTCGCCGGAATCTTCGCCGAGCTGCTGGGGCTGGAGGAGGAGTCCGTCGGCCTGGAGGACAACTTCTTCGCGCTGGGCGGCGACTCCATCCTCAGCATCCAGCTCGTCTCCCGGGTCCGCCGCGCCGGACTGCCGCTGACCTCCAAGGACGTCTTCCGTACGGCCACGGTCCGGGCGCTGGCGGAACTGATCGACACCACCGTCCGGGAGAGCGGCGGGCAGCCGGCGCCGGGCACCGGCGCCACCGCCGCCCCGGCCCCGCTCACCCCCGTACAGCGGTGGTTCTTCGACACCTACCGTGCGGCGCCCGGCCACTACAACATGTCCCTCCAGGTGGAGCTGGCCGAGAGCACCGACCTGGACGCGCTGGGCCGGGCCGTCACGGCGGTCACCGCGCACCACGAGGCGCTGCGGATGCGCTTTGCCGCGCCGGGCCCCGACGGCGTACGGACCCAGGTCCCCGCCCCGGCGGGCGAGGCCCTGCCGTTCGTCCGCGAGGACATCTCCGCGGTCCCCGCCGACCGGCTCACGGACGCCGTGGACGAGGCGGTGCGCGCCGCCCAGTCCTCGCTGGACCTGGAGAGGGGCCCGGTGGCGCGCTGCGTCCTGTTCGACGGCGGCACCGTCCACCCCTCGCGGCTGCTGCTGGCCGTGCACCACCTGGTCACCGACGCGGTCTCGCTGCGCATCCTCCTGGAGGACATCGGTTACGCGTACGAGCAGGCGAGCGCCGGCGAGGCGATACGGCCCGAGCCGGTGCCCGCCACTTTCACACAGTGGGCGAGGCGCCTTCACGACCACGCCACCGGGGGCGGATTCGACGCCGAACTCCCTTATTGGGAAGAGGTGATGAAAAAGAATTCGGCCGTTCTTCCGGTGGATGCACCGGGTGCCAATACGGTATCGTCCGAGGCGGAATGGGAAGTCCAACTGGACGAGGCGGAAACCGAGGCGCTGCTGCGTTCGGCGCCCGCCGCCCACCGGGTCCGTACGGAAGACATTCTGCTGACCGCCCTGGGCGCGACCCTCTCCGCCTGGGCGGACACCGACGGCATCACCGTCGATCTCGAAGGCCACGGCCGCGACGACATGTTCGACGATCTCGACCTGACCCGCACCGTCGGCTGGTTCACCACCATCTATCCCGTCCACCTCGCCGTACCGCGGGGGCAGGCGCCCCGGGCCCGCGTCAAGGCGGTGGGCCGGGCGCTGCGCGGTGTCCCCGGCAGCGGCCTGGGGTACGGCGCGCTGCGCCACCTCGCGGAGGCGTCCTCGCTGGCCGGGGCCACCGCACCGCAGGTGATCTTCAACTACCTGGGCCGGTTCGACGTCGCGTCCGGCGACGGGCCGCAGGCCGGTCCGTTCCGCGCCGCGCTGCCGGTGGCCGGCCAGCAGGGCGAGGAAGGCGAACGGTCCCATCTGCTCGACATCACCGGCGTGGTGAGCGACACCCGCTTCCGGCTCGTCCTGCGCTATTCCCGCGCGGTGCACCACGAAAAGACCGTGGCCGATCTCGCCGAACGTTTCCTGAACGAACTGCGGGCGCTGCTGGGCTGA
- a CDS encoding MbtH family protein, which yields MPKPFRSDETFYPDETFHLDETFYLVVSSKEGRHSVWPSFAQIPPGWRVVFGPQRRAECLDFVNAVRTGRRPGSLAQAQARSR from the coding sequence ATGCCGAAACCGTTCCGCAGCGATGAGACCTTCTATCCGGATGAGACCTTCCATCTGGATGAGACCTTCTATCTGGTGGTCAGCAGCAAGGAAGGACGGCATTCCGTCTGGCCGTCCTTCGCCCAGATCCCGCCCGGCTGGCGGGTCGTCTTCGGCCCGCAGCGCCGCGCGGAGTGCCTGGACTTCGTGAACGCCGTACGGACCGGCCGGCGCCCCGGGAGCCTGGCCCAGGCCCAGGCCCGGAGCCGCTGA
- a CDS encoding branched-chain amino acid aminotransferase — MSKPVAHPLTPQQRAERTASPTFGTAFTEHMVSVKWTAEQGWHEAELQPYGPLLLDPATVGLHYGQVVFEGLKAFRSHTGDVAVFRPDAHARRMRASAHRLMMPELPEELFLAAVDALVAQDQDWIPDDPNTSLYLRPVTFASERTLALRPAREYRFLLLAFVTEGYFGRSQRPVRVWVTEEYTRAAAGGTGAAKCAGNYAGSLRAQEEAQDKGCDQVVWLDPTERRWVEEMGGMNLFFVYGAGAEARLVTPPLSGSLLPGVTRDALLRLAPALGIPATEAPVSLEDWRAGCASGEITEVFACGTAARISPVNEVCTSGDSWTVGTAGERPVGEVTARLSDALFGIQRGELPDRFSWMRPVAPAPRPAAPASGQAPASLTDQAARS; from the coding sequence GTGTCCAAACCCGTAGCCCATCCGCTGACGCCGCAGCAGCGCGCGGAACGTACCGCCTCGCCCACGTTCGGCACCGCCTTCACCGAGCACATGGTCTCGGTGAAGTGGACCGCCGAGCAGGGCTGGCACGAGGCCGAACTCCAGCCGTACGGGCCGCTGCTGCTGGACCCCGCCACGGTCGGCCTGCACTACGGCCAGGTCGTCTTCGAGGGCCTGAAGGCGTTCCGCTCGCACACCGGTGACGTCGCCGTCTTCCGGCCCGACGCGCACGCCCGCCGCATGCGCGCCTCCGCGCACCGGCTGATGATGCCCGAGCTGCCCGAGGAACTGTTCCTGGCCGCCGTGGACGCCCTGGTCGCCCAGGACCAGGACTGGATTCCCGACGACCCGAACACGAGCCTGTACCTGCGGCCGGTCACCTTCGCCTCCGAACGCACCCTGGCGCTGCGGCCCGCCCGCGAGTACCGCTTCCTGCTGCTCGCCTTCGTCACCGAGGGCTACTTCGGCCGCTCGCAGCGCCCCGTACGGGTCTGGGTCACCGAGGAGTACACCCGCGCGGCAGCGGGCGGCACCGGCGCCGCCAAGTGCGCCGGTAACTACGCGGGCAGCCTGCGGGCCCAGGAGGAGGCCCAGGACAAGGGCTGCGACCAGGTCGTCTGGCTCGACCCGACGGAGCGCCGGTGGGTGGAGGAGATGGGCGGCATGAACCTCTTCTTCGTGTACGGGGCGGGCGCCGAGGCCCGCCTGGTCACCCCGCCGCTGTCCGGCAGCCTGCTGCCCGGTGTCACCCGCGACGCGCTGCTGCGGCTGGCACCCGCGCTGGGCATCCCGGCCACCGAGGCGCCGGTGAGCCTGGAGGACTGGCGCGCCGGGTGCGCGTCCGGTGAGATCACCGAGGTGTTCGCCTGCGGTACGGCCGCGCGCATCAGCCCCGTCAACGAGGTGTGCACGAGCGGCGATTCGTGGACGGTGGGCACTGCGGGCGAGCGCCCCGTCGGCGAGGTCACCGCCAGGCTCTCCGACGCCCTGTTCGGCATCCAGCGCGGCGAACTGCCCGACCGCTTCTCCTGGATGCGGCCGGTGGCGCCCGCCCCCCGTCCGGCGGCCCCCGCCTCCGGTCAGGCCCCCGCCTCCCTCACCGATCAGGCGGCGCGGTCATGA
- a CDS encoding YbaK/EbsC family protein: MSEAAKASGNLASERLLRLLEEGGARYELLEHAPEGQTVRASALRGHALSAAAKCMIVTVLGGTPAERHVLAVVPGDRRVDLARVAGECGGQRAQLAPRGLAESLSGCVSGSIIPFSFHDELSVLADTALFGEPTLYFNAARLDLSVALASEDYRALANPKIVPIAA, encoded by the coding sequence ATGAGCGAGGCGGCCAAGGCGTCCGGGAACCTCGCCTCCGAGCGGCTGCTGCGCCTGCTGGAGGAGGGCGGCGCCCGGTACGAGCTCCTGGAGCACGCCCCCGAGGGGCAGACGGTACGGGCCAGCGCGCTGCGCGGGCACGCCCTGTCGGCAGCGGCCAAGTGCATGATCGTCACCGTCCTCGGCGGCACCCCCGCCGAGCGGCACGTCCTGGCGGTGGTCCCCGGCGACCGGCGGGTGGACCTGGCGCGGGTGGCGGGGGAGTGCGGCGGGCAGCGGGCCCAGTTGGCCCCGCGCGGGCTGGCCGAGTCCCTGTCCGGCTGCGTCAGCGGCAGCATCATCCCCTTCTCCTTCCACGACGAGCTGTCCGTACTGGCCGACACCGCGCTGTTCGGCGAGCCCACGCTGTACTTCAACGCGGCCCGGCTGGACCTGTCGGTGGCGCTCGCCTCCGAGGACTACCGGGCCCTGGCCAACCCCAAGATCGTCCCGATCGCCGCATAA
- the ddaH gene encoding dimethylargininase, with translation MSAVPRPHSDGASGPRTQRPRRYLMCRPTHFEVTYSINPWMDPAKPVDTELAVAQWERLRALYLELGHKVELIDPLPGLPDMVYAANGATVVDGKVLGARFRNAERTAEGPAYLDWFRTHGFTELHDPQHINEGEGDFLVTGSWVLAGRGFRSAPEGHAEAQEFFGRPVIGLELTDPRYYHLDTALAVLDEDEVMYNPEAFTPGSLAVLQRLFPGAVLATPEDAAVFGLNAVSDGRHVVLPEAATGLAGQLRERGFEPIGMDLSELLKGGGSVKCCTLELRERA, from the coding sequence ATGAGTGCTGTCCCCCGCCCCCACAGCGACGGCGCGAGCGGCCCGCGCACCCAGCGGCCCCGCCGCTACCTGATGTGCCGCCCCACCCACTTCGAGGTCACCTACTCGATCAACCCGTGGATGGACCCGGCCAAGCCGGTCGACACCGAACTGGCCGTCGCCCAGTGGGAACGGCTGCGCGCCCTCTACCTCGAACTCGGCCACAAGGTGGAGCTGATCGACCCGCTCCCGGGCCTGCCCGACATGGTCTACGCGGCCAACGGCGCCACCGTCGTGGACGGCAAGGTGCTCGGCGCCCGCTTCCGCAACGCCGAGCGCACCGCCGAGGGCCCCGCCTACCTCGACTGGTTCCGCACCCACGGCTTCACCGAACTGCACGACCCGCAGCACATCAACGAGGGCGAGGGCGACTTCCTGGTCACCGGGAGCTGGGTGCTGGCCGGCCGCGGCTTCCGCTCCGCGCCCGAAGGCCACGCCGAGGCCCAGGAGTTCTTCGGCCGCCCGGTCATCGGCCTGGAACTGACCGACCCGCGCTACTACCACCTGGACACCGCGCTGGCCGTCCTGGACGAGGACGAGGTCATGTACAACCCGGAGGCGTTCACGCCGGGCAGCCTGGCCGTACTTCAGCGCCTCTTCCCCGGCGCGGTGCTCGCCACGCCCGAGGACGCCGCGGTCTTCGGCCTCAACGCGGTCAGCGACGGCCGTCACGTCGTACTGCCCGAGGCCGCCACCGGACTGGCCGGGCAACTGCGCGAGCGCGGCTTCGAGCCCATCGGCATGGACCTGTCCGAGCTGCTCAAGGGCGGCGGCAGCGTCAAGTGCTGCACCCTGGAGCTGCGCGAGCGCGCCTGA